From Poecile atricapillus isolate bPoeAtr1 chromosome 11, bPoeAtr1.hap1, whole genome shotgun sequence, one genomic window encodes:
- the CIB1 gene encoding calcium and integrin-binding protein 1: MGGSASLIPRDLLGEYQELTFLSKQEILLAYKRFSELLPKEERENACSARVPKSQILTLPELRANPFQHRICHVFSTSETGDDSMSFEDFLDMLSVFSDSATSDIKSHYAFRIFDFDDDGTLDRKDLEQLVNCLTGQGEGSRLSSAEMEQLIQNILEESDIDMDGTINPSEFQHVVSRSPDFASSFKIVL, translated from the exons ATGGGCGGCTCGGCCAGCCTGATCCCGCGGGACTTGCTGGGCGAGTACCAG GAGCTGACGTTCCTGAGCAAGCAGGAGATCTTGCT TGCCTACAAGAGGTTCAGTGAACTGCTGCcaaaggaggagagggagaacGCCTGCTCCGCGCGGGTTCCCAAGAGCCAGATCCTGACGCTGCCTGAGCTGCGG GCAAACCCCTTCCAGCACCGGATCTGCCATGTGTTCTCAACCTCAGAGACTGGGGATGACAGCATGTCGTTTGAAGACTTCCTTGATATGCTGAGTGTCTTCAGCGATTCTGCcacatctgacatcaaatccCACTATGCCTTCCGCATCTTTG ACTTTGATGATGATGGGACTCTGGACAGGAAGGACCTGGAGCAACTGGTGAATTGCCTGACAGGGCAAGGCGAGGGGTCCCGGCTGAGCAGTgcagagatggagcagctcATCCAAAAT ATCCTGGAGGAGTCCGACATCGACATGGACGGCACCATCAACCCCTCCGAGTTCCAGCATGTTGTCTCCCGCTCCCCGGACTTCGCCAG CTCCTTCAAGATTGTCCTGTGA